One window of Flavobacterium dauae genomic DNA carries:
- a CDS encoding FAD-dependent oxidoreductase, whose amino-acid sequence MFDCLIIGGGVSGISCALVLGSAKEKPFVTNKNTGIILHQKASMLQDALFNNAYGIAPGTLGADLLNQTATNLKTQYPHITQIVNERVLSVIKEADYFLVTTTQNIYESKIVVIAINSSNPFTINGCLQPYVIPHKKSLAKKNRIQLQNNDHLVMENVYVAGTLAGHRSQLAIAAGSGAAVATDILTLWNNGIETHAHDSIRVKE is encoded by the coding sequence ATGTTTGATTGTTTAATAATTGGCGGTGGTGTTTCGGGCATTTCTTGTGCATTGGTGTTAGGTTCCGCTAAAGAAAAACCTTTTGTAACCAATAAAAACACCGGAATTATCCTTCATCAAAAAGCATCTATGTTACAAGATGCCCTTTTTAATAATGCGTACGGAATTGCACCAGGAACTTTAGGTGCCGATTTACTGAACCAAACAGCAACCAATTTAAAAACACAATACCCACACATTACACAAATTGTTAATGAACGCGTACTGTCTGTTATTAAAGAGGCTGATTATTTTTTGGTAACCACTACCCAAAATATTTACGAAAGTAAAATTGTTGTAATTGCAATAAACTCTAGCAACCCGTTTACAATTAACGGATGTTTACAGCCTTATGTAATTCCGCACAAAAAATCGTTGGCAAAGAAAAACCGTATTCAGTTACAAAACAACGACCATTTGGTTATGGAAAACGTTTATGTGGCAGGAACATTGGCAGGACACCGCAGCCAACTGGCAATTGCCGCAGGAAGTGGTGCCGCAGTAGCTACCGATATTTTAACTTTGTGGAATAACGGTATTGAAACGCACGCACACGACAGTATTCGGGTAAAGGAATAA
- the nadD gene encoding nicotinate (nicotinamide) nucleotide adenylyltransferase translates to MKVGLYFGTFNPIHVGHLIIANHIVENSDLDQLWMVVTPHNPLKKKSGLLADYHRLQMVHLATEDYDKIIPSDIEFKLPQPNYTINTLAHLQEKFPQHQFSLIMGEDNLKSLKKWKNYELILNDYHLYVYPRISIDEVPEEFVNHPNIHQVNAPIIELSSTFIRNSIKDQKNIKPMLDAKVWEYIDHNLFYRK, encoded by the coding sequence ATGAAGGTAGGTTTGTATTTCGGTACCTTCAATCCTATACACGTTGGGCATTTAATTATTGCCAACCATATTGTTGAAAACAGCGATTTAGATCAACTTTGGATGGTTGTTACGCCGCATAATCCGTTAAAAAAGAAATCGGGTTTGCTGGCAGATTATCATCGTTTGCAAATGGTGCATCTGGCTACAGAAGATTACGATAAAATTATCCCGAGCGATATAGAATTTAAACTGCCGCAACCAAATTACACTATAAACACGCTGGCACATCTGCAAGAAAAATTTCCACAACATCAGTTTTCATTGATAATGGGAGAGGATAATTTAAAATCGCTCAAAAAATGGAAGAATTACGAATTGATTCTGAACGATTATCATTTGTATGTGTATCCAAGAATTTCAATCGATGAGGTTCCTGAAGAATTCGTAAATCATCCGAACATTCATCAAGTAAATGCACCAATTATAGAACTGTCTTCCACATTCATTCGCAACAGCATAAAAGATCAAAAGAACATAAAACCTATGTTAGATGCCAAAGTTTGGGAATATATAGATCATAATTTGTTTTATAGAAAGTAA
- the gmk gene encoding guanylate kinase: MTAQQGKLIVFSAPSGSGKTTIVKHLLAQPELHLDFSISATSRYMRDNEVNGKDYYFISPTDFQKKIEENAFVEFEEVYKDNYYGTLKTEIERIWAEGKHVIFDIDVVGGLNIKQQYPNQTLSIFVSPPSVEELERRLRFRQTESDEKIAMRLEKAEREIARAPEFDVILENHDLETAKKEACNLVSNFLNK, from the coding sequence ATGACAGCACAACAAGGAAAATTGATTGTTTTTTCGGCTCCGTCGGGCTCCGGTAAAACAACAATTGTAAAGCATTTACTTGCTCAGCCAGAATTACATTTAGATTTTTCTATATCGGCAACCTCACGGTATATGCGTGACAACGAAGTAAATGGTAAAGATTACTATTTTATTTCTCCGACAGATTTTCAGAAAAAAATCGAAGAAAATGCTTTTGTTGAGTTTGAAGAAGTTTATAAAGACAATTATTACGGCACGCTGAAAACCGAAATTGAACGTATTTGGGCAGAAGGCAAACACGTTATTTTTGATATAGATGTAGTGGGCGGTTTAAACATTAAACAGCAGTATCCCAATCAAACACTGTCAATTTTTGTTAGCCCGCCGTCTGTTGAAGAATTAGAACGTCGTTTGCGTTTTCGCCAGACCGAAAGTGATGAAAAAATAGCGATGCGATTAGAAAAAGCAGAACGCGAAATAGCACGTGCACCTGAATTTGATGTTATTTTGGAAAATCACGATTTAGAAACTGCAAAAAAAGAGGCCTGCAACCTGGTTTCTAACTTTTTAAATAAGTAA
- a CDS encoding YicC/YloC family endoribonuclease, which yields MIYSMTGFGKASVQLPLKKITVEIKSLNSKNLDLSVRLPQPYKEKELEIRNVIAQQLERGKVECSVFIEVTGEETSATLNAPIVKAYIAQMKNIIPDADATELMKMAVRMPDALKVERCELDEQEWNEIVKVLNQALVNINEFRKQEGEKLGNDFVNRISNIRSSMKEIEGYEEDRIKTVKDRLLQNLKELEVNIDESRYAQEVVYYIEKLDINEEKVRLTNHLDYFIETMNANEHAGRKLGFIAQEMGREINTMGSKSNHAEMQKLVVKMKDELEKIKEQVLNIL from the coding sequence ATGATTTATTCAATGACAGGTTTTGGCAAAGCATCGGTACAGTTGCCATTAAAAAAAATTACAGTAGAAATTAAATCGTTAAATTCTAAAAATTTAGATTTAAGCGTACGTTTACCACAACCTTATAAAGAAAAAGAGTTGGAAATTCGCAATGTAATTGCCCAGCAGTTAGAACGCGGCAAAGTAGAATGCTCTGTATTTATCGAAGTTACTGGCGAAGAAACATCGGCAACCTTAAATGCGCCAATCGTTAAGGCGTATATTGCACAAATGAAAAACATTATTCCCGATGCCGATGCAACCGAATTAATGAAAATGGCGGTACGTATGCCCGATGCTTTAAAAGTTGAACGTTGCGAATTAGATGAGCAGGAATGGAACGAAATTGTAAAAGTTTTAAATCAGGCACTTGTAAACATCAATGAATTCCGTAAGCAGGAAGGCGAAAAGTTGGGGAACGATTTTGTTAATCGAATTTCGAATATTCGCAGCTCTATGAAGGAGATCGAAGGTTACGAAGAAGATCGAATTAAAACCGTAAAAGATCGTTTACTGCAAAACCTTAAGGAATTAGAAGTTAATATCGATGAAAGTCGATACGCACAAGAAGTTGTTTATTATATCGAAAAATTGGATATTAACGAAGAAAAAGTGCGTTTAACCAACCATTTAGATTATTTCATTGAAACAATGAATGCTAACGAACATGCTGGGCGTAAATTAGGTTTCATAGCACAAGAAATGGGTCGCGAGATCAATACCATGGGATCAAAATCTAATCACGCCGAAATGCAGAAGTTGGTTGTAAAAATGAAAGACGAATTAGAAAAGATTAAAGAACAGGTTTTAAACATATTGTAA
- the aqpZ gene encoding aquaporin Z, producing the protein MKKLFAEFFGTFWLVFGGCGAAVFAAGVPEIGIGLAGVALAFGLTVLTMVYAVGHISGGHFNPAVSFGLLAGGRFPAKDLVPYIIAQVLGATAAAGCLYLILNGAGAFSTEGAGAFATNFYEMEGYYGRSYSMGAAFLAEFLLTAFFLIIIMGATDKWANGKFAGIAIGLALTLIHLISIPITNTSVNPARSTSQALFVQGEALSQLWLFWLAPIAGAIVGGLIYKYLLQKEEV; encoded by the coding sequence ATGAAAAAATTATTTGCAGAATTTTTTGGAACCTTTTGGTTGGTTTTCGGAGGGTGTGGAGCCGCTGTATTTGCAGCAGGTGTTCCCGAAATAGGAATTGGTTTAGCCGGTGTAGCATTGGCGTTTGGGTTAACTGTATTAACAATGGTTTACGCTGTGGGGCACATTTCGGGTGGTCATTTTAATCCGGCAGTAAGCTTTGGTTTATTGGCAGGGGGCAGATTTCCCGCAAAAGATTTAGTACCTTATATTATTGCTCAGGTGTTGGGTGCTACTGCAGCAGCAGGTTGTTTGTATTTAATTTTAAACGGAGCCGGAGCTTTTAGTACAGAAGGAGCCGGAGCTTTTGCTACCAACTTTTATGAGATGGAAGGGTATTACGGCAGAAGCTACAGTATGGGTGCGGCGTTTTTGGCAGAATTTCTTCTAACAGCGTTTTTCCTGATTATTATTATGGGAGCTACCGATAAATGGGCAAACGGGAAATTTGCCGGTATTGCTATTGGTTTGGCATTAACACTGATTCATTTAATTTCAATTCCAATCACCAACACATCGGTAAATCCGGCACGTTCTACTTCACAAGCACTTTTTGTACAAGGCGAAGCGTTATCGCAACTTTGGTTGTTTTGGCTGGCACCTATTGCAGGAGCCATTGTAGGCGGATTAATTTACAAGTATTTATTACAAAAAGAAGAAGTTTAA
- a CDS encoding arsenate reductase family protein, whose protein sequence is MKKIYYLKTCDTCKRILKQIKNIDQFQLQDIKEQEITVKQLEEMFKLTGSYEKLFSKRAKLYKEMGLKDDTLTENDFKRYILEHYTFLARPVIIYNEQIFIGNSPKNIEAMLESIE, encoded by the coding sequence ATGAAAAAAATATACTACCTAAAAACCTGCGATACCTGCAAACGCATTTTAAAACAAATTAAAAACATTGACCAGTTTCAGTTACAAGATATAAAAGAACAGGAAATCACTGTAAAACAATTGGAAGAAATGTTTAAGTTAACAGGTAGTTATGAGAAACTGTTCAGCAAGCGGGCAAAGCTTTATAAAGAAATGGGTTTAAAAGACGATACATTAACCGAAAATGATTTTAAACGATACATTTTAGAGCATTATACTTTTTTGGCCCGACCGGTAATTATTTATAATGAACAGATATTTATAGGCAACAGTCCAAAAAATATCGAAGCAATGTTAGAATCTATCGAGTAA
- the trhO gene encoding oxygen-dependent tRNA uridine(34) hydroxylase TrhO, with the protein MQLYNTLSAEQRAQLIEEAGQNRITLSFYQYAKIQDPQQFRNDLFLAWSKLDALGRTYVAHEGINAQMSVPAENFEAFRETLEAYDFMKGIRLNVAVEQDDLSFLKLTVKVRHKIVADGLDDATFDVTNKGIHLNAKEFNEMLNDPDVVLVDFRNHYESEVGHFTGAITPDVDTFRESLPIINEQLQDHKQNKKLLMYCTGGIRCEKASAYFKHQGFENVFQLEGGIIEYTRQVKSEGLESKFIGKNFVFDHRLGERITDDIIANCHQCGKPCDTHVNCANEGCHLLFIQCDECHEQMHGCCSNECLDIIQLPEEEQKQIRKGIQKGNLIFKKGKSDALKFKKERNVFQEVIPVKVATVTEIRKKKHERKLLVGKGEHYFTKASVAQFIITNSEVKVGDEVLITGPSTGEERFVLEAFKVNGKDAEMAKADDKITFAVPFRIRLSDKLYVIQKA; encoded by the coding sequence ATGCAACTGTACAACACCTTAAGCGCCGAACAACGCGCACAGTTAATCGAAGAAGCGGGTCAAAACCGCATCACACTTTCTTTTTATCAATACGCAAAAATCCAGGATCCGCAACAATTTAGAAACGATTTGTTTTTGGCGTGGTCTAAGTTAGATGCTTTGGGCAGAACCTACGTTGCACACGAAGGGATCAATGCGCAAATGAGTGTTCCTGCTGAAAATTTTGAAGCATTTAGAGAAACCTTGGAAGCATATGATTTTATGAAGGGAATTCGATTGAATGTTGCTGTGGAGCAAGACGATTTATCGTTTTTGAAACTGACGGTTAAAGTGCGCCATAAAATTGTTGCCGATGGATTAGACGACGCCACTTTTGATGTGACCAATAAAGGAATCCATTTAAATGCGAAAGAATTTAATGAAATGTTGAACGATCCCGATGTGGTTTTGGTCGATTTTCGTAACCACTACGAAAGCGAAGTCGGTCATTTTACCGGAGCCATTACGCCTGATGTTGATACTTTTCGCGAATCGTTGCCCATTATAAACGAGCAATTGCAAGATCATAAACAAAATAAAAAATTGTTGATGTACTGTACCGGCGGAATTCGTTGCGAAAAAGCAAGTGCCTACTTTAAACATCAAGGTTTCGAGAATGTTTTTCAGTTAGAAGGCGGAATCATAGAATACACACGCCAAGTAAAATCCGAAGGTTTAGAAAGCAAATTTATAGGTAAAAATTTTGTGTTCGATCACCGTTTGGGCGAACGTATTACCGACGATATTATTGCAAACTGCCACCAATGTGGCAAACCGTGCGATACTCACGTAAACTGTGCCAACGAAGGTTGTCATTTACTGTTTATTCAGTGCGATGAATGCCACGAACAAATGCACGGTTGTTGTTCTAACGAATGTTTAGATATTATTCAGTTGCCTGAAGAGGAACAAAAGCAGATACGAAAAGGCATTCAAAAAGGAAATTTAATATTTAAAAAAGGAAAGTCCGATGCGTTGAAGTTCAAAAAAGAACGTAATGTTTTCCAAGAGGTTATTCCGGTAAAAGTTGCAACCGTAACCGAAATCCGAAAGAAAAAGCACGAACGTAAACTATTGGTTGGTAAAGGCGAACATTATTTTACCAAAGCGTCAGTAGCACAGTTTATCATTACAAATAGTGAAGTGAAAGTGGGCGACGAGGTGTTGATTACAGGGCCATCAACCGGAGAAGAGCGTTTTGTTTTAGAAGCTTTTAAAGTAAACGGAAAAGATGCCGAAATGGCGAAAGCCGATGATAAAATTACGTTTGCCGTTCCGTTCCGCATTCGTTTGTCTGATAAATTGTATGTCATTCAAAAGGCGTAA
- the trpS gene encoding tryptophan--tRNA ligase: MAKVLTGVQSTGTPHLGNLLGAILPAIEMANNPENDTFLFIADLHSATQIKNAKTLKENTYSVAATWLACGLDTNRVTFYKQSSVPQTCELTWYLSCFFPFQRLTLAHSFKDKASYLENVNAGLFTYPMLMAADILLYDAEFVPVGKDQLQHLEITRDVAARFNNQMGETFVLPNAKISDDIMTIPGTDGEKMSKSRNNFINIFEDDKKLRKQIMAIVTDATPLEDPKNPDTCNVFAIYKLLATPEQTEQMRANYKGGNYGYGHAKQALFELICDKFKDIREKYNYYMNNLEEVDRFLTEGAAKAAVIANGTLNRVREKLGY, translated from the coding sequence ATGGCAAAAGTATTAACAGGAGTTCAAAGTACCGGAACCCCACACTTAGGAAATCTTTTAGGAGCTATTTTGCCCGCTATTGAAATGGCAAATAATCCTGAAAATGACACGTTTTTATTTATAGCCGATTTACATTCGGCAACACAAATTAAAAACGCTAAAACATTAAAAGAAAATACATACAGTGTGGCTGCAACCTGGCTTGCTTGTGGATTGGATACCAACCGTGTAACGTTCTACAAACAATCAAGTGTACCACAAACTTGCGAGCTTACCTGGTACTTAAGCTGTTTTTTTCCGTTTCAGCGTTTAACGTTGGCACATTCTTTTAAAGATAAAGCCAGTTATCTGGAAAACGTGAACGCCGGTTTGTTTACGTACCCAATGTTAATGGCTGCCGATATTTTATTGTACGATGCAGAATTTGTACCGGTTGGTAAAGACCAGTTGCAGCATTTGGAAATTACACGTGATGTAGCTGCCCGATTTAACAATCAAATGGGTGAAACATTTGTGTTGCCAAATGCAAAAATTTCGGACGATATTATGACGATTCCTGGAACCGATGGCGAAAAAATGAGTAAATCTCGCAATAACTTCATCAATATTTTTGAAGACGATAAAAAGCTACGCAAACAAATTATGGCTATTGTAACCGATGCTACTCCGCTTGAAGATCCTAAAAATCCGGATACCTGTAACGTTTTTGCAATTTACAAGTTATTAGCAACACCAGAACAAACCGAACAAATGCGTGCAAATTACAAAGGTGGAAATTACGGTTACGGTCACGCAAAACAAGCCTTATTTGAATTGATTTGCGATAAGTTTAAAGATATTCGCGAAAAATACAACTACTATATGAACAATCTGGAGGAGGTTGATCGTTTCTTGACAGAAGGTGCTGCAAAAGCCGCGGTTATTGCCAACGGGACATTGAACCGAGTTAGAGAGAAGTTGGGGTATTAA
- a CDS encoding lysophospholipid acyltransferase family protein has product MLLKKSAWFLWKVWFYTLILIVILVLSPFLIISLSTDKFYRFFFILARIWAHCIFYGMGFRKSIVTKQQFDPNKSYMLTANHTSMMDIMLMLILVKNPFVFVGKKELAKLPIFGYFYKKACILVDRSSAVSRQKTMIAATQKLASGLSVCIFPEGGVPDDESVVLDDFKDGAFRLAIDFEIPVVPMSFIGLKKMFPFRFFAGCPGKVLIYQHPFVETKGLTQRDKPQLKEEVRELILKPLLKHEKNNHS; this is encoded by the coding sequence ATGCTGCTAAAAAAAAGTGCGTGGTTTCTCTGGAAAGTATGGTTTTATACGTTGATATTGATCGTAATATTGGTACTTTCGCCTTTTTTAATTATTTCGTTATCAACCGATAAATTTTACCGTTTCTTTTTTATTTTAGCAAGAATCTGGGCACATTGTATTTTTTATGGAATGGGATTTAGAAAATCAATTGTTACCAAACAGCAATTTGATCCTAACAAAAGTTATATGCTTACGGCAAATCATACGTCGATGATGGATATTATGCTGATGCTGATTCTGGTAAAAAATCCGTTTGTATTTGTAGGAAAGAAAGAGCTGGCAAAGTTGCCCATTTTTGGTTATTTCTATAAAAAAGCCTGTATTTTGGTGGACAGATCAAGTGCTGTGAGTCGACAAAAAACCATGATTGCTGCCACACAAAAGCTGGCAAGCGGTTTAAGTGTGTGTATTTTTCCCGAAGGTGGTGTACCCGACGACGAATCGGTGGTTTTAGATGATTTTAAAGACGGAGCTTTTCGTTTGGCGATTGATTTTGAAATTCCGGTGGTTCCTATGTCGTTTATCGGATTAAAAAAGATGTTTCCCTTCCGCTTTTTTGCAGGTTGTCCCGGAAAGGTGCTGATTTACCAGCATCCGTTTGTTGAAACCAAAGGATTAACCCAACGTGATAAACCGCAGTTAAAAGAGGAAGTAAGGGAGCTGATTTTAAAACCTTTGTTAAAGCATGAAAAAAATAATCATTCGTAG
- a CDS encoding murein L,D-transpeptidase catalytic domain-containing protein — MKKIIIRSLTAIVLLAAVAFLILKFVRPQHEVSKETAVRFILNSDKAKEFLKDHPDYNQDIVFLADMAIKSRYNRFYVYDVKNNHILHEGLVAHGKGSNTGTYGELQFSNVEGSNMTSLGNYKVGADYVGRFGKSYKLHGLDKTNNQAFARYVVLHTYIFMPHEEQLVPIINSEGCPMVSNETFKILENIIDNSKKPILLRIFYK; from the coding sequence ATGAAAAAAATAATCATTCGTAGTTTAACAGCAATTGTTTTATTGGCTGCAGTTGCTTTTTTGATACTTAAATTCGTTCGACCACAACACGAAGTTTCAAAAGAAACAGCTGTCAGGTTTATATTAAACTCCGATAAAGCAAAAGAATTTCTAAAAGATCATCCCGATTATAATCAGGATATCGTTTTCTTGGCAGATATGGCTATTAAAAGTCGTTACAATCGCTTTTATGTGTACGATGTAAAGAACAACCATATTTTGCACGAAGGTTTGGTGGCTCACGGAAAAGGATCAAACACAGGAACGTACGGCGAATTGCAGTTTAGCAATGTAGAAGGCAGTAATATGACTTCGTTAGGAAACTATAAAGTTGGAGCGGATTATGTAGGCCGATTTGGAAAATCGTACAAACTGCATGGTTTAGATAAAACCAACAACCAAGCTTTTGCACGTTACGTGGTTTTACACACTTATATTTTTATGCCGCACGAAGAACAATTAGTGCCCATTATTAATAGCGAAGGCTGCCCAATGGTTAGTAACGAAACCTTTAAAATTCTTGAAAACATTATTGATAACAGCAAAAAACCTATTTTGTTAAGGATTTTTTATAAGTAA
- a CDS encoding glycosyltransferase, translating into MKKALVVDWLDKYGGAEKVIQALEACIGFTEIHSLVNIMNKSELDKMFPKKQQISTGFLQKFGTKFRFLYPFFFRAVKQIKISKDVRLIVSSSHSVAKGVQKSNPQQVHISYFQAPNSNYIWQDAPLYFKQAYPLIKWILPILRKWDFKDAQNPDFIICNSKFVQNWVKVNYKREATVIYPPVNLKSFPLKAEKQDFYVIAGRLATIKRFDLVVEAFNKNGKKLVVIGDGEELHQLRKMTVSENIRFLGFQNTDILSEYLQNAKAFIQMGVEGFGIAAIEAQSCGTPVLCFEKGGITETVIGNKTALFFTEQSVKALNNCIEQFEKLHWNYQEIHQHAQQFSEENFKKNILDFVHLRFK; encoded by the coding sequence TTGAAAAAAGCATTAGTAGTTGATTGGTTAGATAAATACGGCGGTGCAGAAAAAGTGATTCAGGCATTAGAGGCGTGCATTGGGTTTACCGAAATTCATAGCTTGGTTAATATAATGAACAAGAGTGAATTAGATAAAATGTTCCCCAAAAAACAACAAATCTCTACTGGTTTTTTACAGAAATTTGGAACAAAATTCCGTTTTTTATATCCGTTTTTTTTTAGGGCTGTTAAGCAAATTAAAATATCAAAAGATGTTCGGTTAATTGTTTCCAGTTCACATTCGGTAGCAAAAGGTGTTCAAAAATCAAACCCTCAACAAGTTCATATCAGCTATTTTCAGGCACCTAATTCGAATTATATCTGGCAAGATGCACCTCTTTATTTTAAACAAGCGTATCCTTTAATAAAGTGGATTTTACCAATCTTGAGAAAATGGGATTTTAAAGATGCACAAAATCCCGATTTTATTATTTGCAATTCTAAATTTGTGCAAAACTGGGTAAAAGTAAATTATAAACGAGAAGCAACGGTTATTTACCCGCCCGTAAATCTGAAATCATTTCCGTTAAAGGCAGAAAAGCAAGATTTTTATGTAATTGCTGGACGATTAGCAACCATAAAACGTTTTGATTTGGTTGTTGAAGCCTTTAATAAAAATGGTAAAAAACTGGTAGTAATAGGAGATGGTGAAGAACTACATCAGTTAAGAAAGATGACTGTTTCTGAGAATATCCGTTTTTTAGGTTTTCAAAATACAGATATTTTATCAGAATATTTACAAAATGCAAAAGCTTTTATTCAAATGGGGGTTGAAGGTTTTGGAATTGCTGCAATTGAGGCACAATCGTGCGGTACGCCGGTTCTTTGTTTTGAAAAAGGAGGAATAACCGAAACGGTAATTGGTAACAAAACGGCATTGTTTTTTACAGAACAAAGTGTTAAAGCGTTGAATAATTGTATTGAACAGTTTGAAAAATTACATTGGAATTACCAAGAAATACACCAACACGCCCAACAATTTTCGGAAGAAAACTTCAAGAAAAATATTTTAGATTTTGTGCATTTACGTTTTAAATAA
- a CDS encoding O-antigen ligase family protein, whose amino-acid sequence MRLFKIFYVVTCTLGLFPLLKLNYFSVLMMVWLVLAIANAVHNKTFGILKTHKYSFIILSFFCLMYVVYLPFAEDFKELSKSIVKSLPFLIFPLGFLLNKEIVTEKLLRTVGKIFIFSIIVLNVLGWINVLDFGWNLAWHQNDFYHPVFRELFFKATSLHLPYLGLLSVFGALWLTFKIFSTKKIGLNLTAIVFIVLSVYIYSARVALICYLVGLLFIIWKSIKNNKVKWLLSAVLPLCAIAFIWFSPIKERYIKDVKKELVLPHKDQQPHEVNYRYGIWYCATNLISDHFFTGVGADKVQQQLNNCYGNFTYKSYEDFTKVTYNSHNQYFDQMLKFGIVGLLLFLVALLYHYPGSSVLYQTFIVITVISLLSENVFDRQIGVVFFSLLNTIFVVLKINTVEKSISS is encoded by the coding sequence ATGCGTTTGTTTAAAATTTTTTATGTTGTTACGTGTACATTAGGATTGTTTCCGTTGTTAAAACTCAATTATTTTTCTGTTTTAATGATGGTTTGGTTGGTTTTGGCAATTGCGAATGCAGTACATAATAAAACATTTGGTATTTTAAAGACACATAAATATTCGTTCATTATTCTGTCTTTCTTTTGTTTGATGTATGTGGTATATCTTCCGTTTGCCGAAGATTTTAAAGAGTTGAGCAAATCCATTGTTAAGAGTCTTCCGTTTTTAATTTTTCCCTTAGGATTTCTTCTAAATAAAGAAATTGTTACTGAAAAACTGTTAAGAACTGTTGGAAAGATTTTTATTTTTTCTATCATTGTTCTCAATGTCTTGGGGTGGATCAACGTGTTAGATTTTGGATGGAATTTAGCTTGGCATCAAAATGATTTTTACCATCCGGTTTTTAGAGAATTGTTTTTCAAAGCCACATCGCTTCATTTACCTTATTTAGGCTTGTTAAGCGTATTTGGTGCTTTATGGCTTACGTTTAAAATTTTTTCGACTAAAAAAATAGGATTAAACCTAACGGCAATTGTGTTTATAGTGCTTTCGGTTTATATTTATTCTGCCCGTGTGGCATTGATTTGTTATTTAGTAGGTTTACTATTCATTATCTGGAAATCTATAAAAAATAACAAAGTAAAATGGCTTTTATCTGCCGTTTTACCCTTGTGTGCCATAGCATTTATTTGGTTTTCGCCCATAAAAGAACGCTATATTAAAGATGTAAAAAAAGAATTGGTACTGCCACATAAAGATCAGCAACCACACGAGGTTAATTACCGTTACGGCATTTGGTATTGTGCGACTAATTTAATTTCAGATCATTTTTTTACAGGTGTGGGTGCAGATAAGGTACAGCAGCAATTAAACAATTGTTACGGCAATTTTACTTATAAATCTTACGAAGATTTTACAAAAGTAACCTATAATTCACATAACCAATATTTTGATCAGATGTTGAAATTCGGAATTGTAGGATTGTTACTGTTTTTAGTTGCTTTGCTTTATCATTATCCTGGTTCGTCTGTTTTATATCAAACATTTATCGTTATAACAGTTATTAGCCTGCTTAGCGAAAATGTTTTTGACCGTCAAATAGGTGTGGTGTTTTTTTCTTTATTAAATACTATTTTTGTAGTTCTAAAAATTAATACGGTTGAAAAAAGCATTAGTAGTTGA